A window of Deinococcus planocerae contains these coding sequences:
- a CDS encoding O-antigen ligase family protein produces MHLSRRKVEFWLHAGLFSLYLGTLSLLGLAERLNETLGNLAQVGLLGLTLLLLIVTVLRTRRVPMFGLVLLGLLPYAHYAFFWATGESTAGAFIYLYKFGGFLLAPFVWWWARRHDDGQVERVVMLLALVAAVRALLAFALPGLHPGAAGGGGSAFADDFSIYERVGGLARVFYPGMALVFLGLLMSLENALSGRVSRLWPEVFKVGLFFAALLVTFSRGTIIFAVLLTVLYVLVRVLQRPVAQFRLARIALGGVVVLGALTLVLSFSSLGASLGDSLSGLQRSDRLTLDRANITWRERQVDLAFSLVNTDAERVWGVGTNTLIPSNPDLLIGATNDLHYSYHSILWTFGYVGLGLLVAFGIVQPLVRALWARGRWVLPFAFTTLFIALVGGYTIVFTSPDWNFMVGLCAAYLSARAARPQRVSSPETPDLQPA; encoded by the coding sequence GTGCATCTGTCGCGCCGTAAAGTGGAGTTCTGGCTGCACGCGGGCTTATTCAGCCTGTACCTGGGCACGCTGTCTTTGCTCGGGCTGGCCGAACGCCTGAACGAGACGCTCGGGAACCTCGCCCAGGTGGGCCTGCTGGGCCTGACCCTGTTGCTGCTGATCGTCACCGTCTTGCGGACCCGGCGCGTTCCGATGTTCGGTCTCGTGCTGTTGGGGCTCTTGCCTTACGCGCACTACGCCTTTTTCTGGGCGACGGGCGAGTCGACCGCCGGGGCCTTCATCTACCTGTACAAATTCGGCGGCTTTCTCCTCGCCCCCTTCGTGTGGTGGTGGGCACGCCGTCACGACGACGGGCAGGTCGAGCGCGTCGTGATGCTGCTGGCCCTGGTCGCCGCGGTGCGGGCGCTGCTCGCCTTCGCCCTGCCCGGTTTGCACCCTGGGGCGGCGGGTGGGGGGGGCTCGGCCTTCGCGGACGACTTCAGCATCTACGAGCGGGTGGGGGGCCTCGCCCGGGTCTTTTACCCCGGGATGGCCCTGGTGTTCCTCGGGCTGCTCATGTCGCTGGAAAACGCGCTGTCGGGCCGGGTCAGTCGGCTGTGGCCGGAGGTCTTCAAGGTGGGCCTGTTCTTCGCGGCCCTGCTCGTGACGTTCTCGCGCGGCACGATCATCTTCGCCGTGCTGCTGACCGTGCTGTACGTCCTCGTGCGGGTCTTGCAACGTCCCGTCGCGCAGTTTCGCCTCGCCCGGATCGCGCTCGGCGGCGTCGTCGTGCTCGGCGCCCTCACGCTGGTGTTGTCCTTCTCGTCGCTCGGCGCCTCGCTGGGCGACTCGCTCTCGGGTCTGCAACGCTCCGACCGCCTCACCCTCGACCGCGCGAACATCACCTGGCGCGAGCGGCAGGTGGACCTGGCCTTCAGCCTCGTGAACACGGACGCGGAGCGGGTGTGGGGGGTGGGCACGAACACCCTGATCCCGAGCAACCCGGATCTGCTGATCGGCGCCACCAACGACTTGCACTACTCGTACCACTCGATTCTGTGGACCTTCGGCTACGTGGGGCTGGGGCTGCTGGTGGCGTTCGGCATCGTGCAGCCGCTCGTGAGGGCCCTGTGGGCCCGGGGGCGCTGGGTGCTGCCCTTCGCCTTCACCACCCTCTTTATCGCCCTGGTGGGCGGCTACACCATCGTGTTCACTTCTCCCGACTGGAACTTCATGGTGGGGCTGTGCGCGGCGTACCTGAGTGCCCGCGCCGCCCGCCCGCAGCGCGTCTCGTCCCCCGAGA